A genome region from Gadus chalcogrammus isolate NIFS_2021 chromosome 7, NIFS_Gcha_1.0, whole genome shotgun sequence includes the following:
- the LOC130385715 gene encoding uncharacterized G-patch domain protein DDB_G0278987-like — MCTSYTCLTKKNLAMEAQRKSKRKRQPTRDLGRVEKAMAELPSDSSQLERSEQHSSQTAAEEAAVVCCSDGSDFESDTVHQPTKRVAAQGSSVAPTAISSLKRSKQENVVWKLKLENAKEKIKSLENERDFLRNQLSEALALANKEDQVTAAPPLHEKSIEKSSSSSTSSSSSSDSSSSSSSSSSERGKKKKKKKKKRNNSNNKKDSKKKKGKKGNKKNTKIGKRGTLATRG; from the exons ATGTGCACTTCTTACACGTGTCTCACTAAGAAGAACTTGGCAATGGAGGCTCAGAGGAAGAGCAAGCGTAAAAGGCAGCCTACAAGAGATCTTGGACGCGTGGAGAAAGCCATGGCAGAAT TGCCATCAGATTCGAGTCAGCTGGAAAGATCTGAACAGCACAGTAGCCAAACTGCGGCAGAGGAAGCAg CTGTAGTGTGCTGCAGTGATGGGTCTGACTTTGAGTCAGACACAGTACACCAGCCTACTAAAAGAGTAGCAGCTCAAG GTTCTTCAGTAGCTCCAACAGCTATTTCATCTTTGAAGCGCAGCAAACAAGAAAACGTTGTCTGGAAGCTAAAGCTGGAgaatgcaaaagaaaaaattaAGTCCTTGGAGAATGAAAGGGACTTCTTAAGGAACCAACTGTCTGAGG CTTTGGCGCTTGCAAATAAAGAGGACCAAGTGACGGCAGCGCCCCCCTTGCACGAAAAGAGTATTGAaaaatcctcttcctcctccacctcctcctcatcctcctccgacagttcctcctcttcctcatcatcttcttcagaaagagggaagaagaagaagaagaagaagaagaagaggaacaacagcaacaacaaaaaagacagcaagaaaaaaaaagggaagaaaggAAACAAAAAGAACACCAAGATAGGAAAGAGAGGTACGTTGGCAACCAGGGGATAA